GCAACACCAGCATTACGGACACCAGGGCTGCCAGCGTCCCGGTTCGACGTGACAATTTCATAGTAAACGACCTCATGGGTAAATGAAAAAGCGGTTGCCCGCTGGTTCTCGCTCATCCCGATGGAACTGGCGGTACGTTGCATCAATGCGTGTTCGTCGCCTTTAACGGCTCTGGCGGAAAATTACGTGGCTCGGTATCCGTTTGTTCACGCTCCAGGGTTTTTTCCGATGGACGTTGTTCGATTTGTAGCGGAATCAGTGACGGACTTAACGTCGGTGCGCTTTTACCGATCATCCAGCGCCTTGGTTCCAGTTCGGTATAGACATAATTGGAGACCATCAGATCGCCTTCGTTATCTTCCCAGGGTGCAATCCAAATGCGCATCACCTGTGCCGGGGTGCGAATCGGCGTGGGGTCATCGATTTTGGGAACCGGTTGTCGCTGTGCTGGAGACAGCTTGCTCACTGTCACGCCGGGTTGGACTGTGGCATCCAGTTTCGGTGGTTCGGGTAAGGCTTTATCGGTAAGCTGATAGGCTTCGGTAGTTGACAGGCAGGTGGGATCGTCGGGCATGCCTTTACAGCCGTATTGCGTCGCGCAACCGTCTAATAAAGCAGTCAGCAACACAACAATGATTCGGTTTAACAGGCGAGAGTTCACGGTTTCTTCTCCGATTTATCAGCGTTGGCAGGCGCTGCTACGACAGCTGGTTTGTTTGCCAGCCAGTCGGTTAATGAGTCGGGCGCACCGCTGTGGATACGGCCATCCGGGGCAATCAGATACGGCACACCGGGCAGGCCAAACAGCTTGGCGGTAACAATGGCTTTTTGCAAGGGTTCCTTGTTGCATTGCGCGGGGTTATCGGTAGGCAGACCTGCAAAATCCTGTGTCAATAAACGCTGACGGACACTGTCCTGAATTTTTTTATCCCCTGAGGCTTGCTGACAGGCTAATTGCACCACGACATTTTGCGATTCCTGACCCAGTATCGGCACCATCACCAGTTTAAAAGTGTAGCGATCTTGCAAGGCTTGCAGATCTTTCATGACTTTGCCGCAATAAGGGCAGCGAGGATCGATGATAACCAGTACGATCTCTTTGCCGTGACCGACAGTGACCGGCCCCAAATCGTCGATGTTGAGCTTCATTCGAGACAAATCAATACGATTGGCGACCCGGTCAATATCGGAAAGCTCCTTGATTTCCTGCTGCATCCAGACATCGAGTAATTTGCCGTCGTACAAGGCAAAGCGGCCATTGCTGGACATAAATACGACCTTGTCGCCGGTTTTGATCATCTTGAGACCGGTAATCGGCAAATCCTGCATGCCATCGATTTTTACCGACAGTAAACCTGCGGCGATGTCGGCAGAGCTGAGTTTGGGCGTAGTGTCTGCCATGACGGCAGCACCTGTAAAAAGTAGCGGTAGCAGGGTTAAGCGTCTGAGAGTGTTCATAATGACTATCACAGATAATGGGTCAATGGATACGGTATTAGCTTACTTATTCGTAGCAGGGTGGTACTGACAAAAAATTACTAAAACGGCGATTTTTTGCATTAGGCCGGTGTTTTTAGTTTAAGCGCAGTGCCTTTTTGCACGATAAAATTGACCTGCCGGGTGGCGTCGACTTCGATCACCGGATAAATCTCTTCGGCCATATCCATATAAAAGTGTGAAAGCCGTTCCATGGCGTAACCGGCTCCTTTCAAGGTGCCACCCTCCATGGATTGGGCCGAGAAGGCGCTTTGAAACGGTGTGGTGGCGGGTAGGCCACCCACGCCGCCGGTCATCAGCATCGGAATCTGGTTGCGGCCAAAAGCATCGGAAAAGCCACGCAGAAAACCGGCCATCATGGCTTGGGCCAGTAACGCGCCTTGCTTGGAGACAACACGGCCTCTGACGCCATTTTTGCCATCTTCGCCGGTGGCATAGGCGTTCATTGGTACTTCAATGACGCCGCCGTCCTGGCGCACACAGGAAAAAGTCTCGCCGCGAAAATAAGCCCGCTCGGCGCTTAAATCGCCAAAGCCTGCTGCCAGTAGAAAGCATTCGCGTAAATCGGCATGAAAGCGATTAGGCAGTATGGCTTCTTTTTTAATCCGAAACAGTACCGGCATCGGTTCCTTCTTGGATTTTTTACCGGTAGGCGCATCCAGACCATTTAACAAGACACCTGTTAAAATAGTGCCGGCGGGAATGAACACGTCACTGTGCCTGGACATCTGATCTGAGACTGGTTTAGCGTCCTGTGCAGACGGTGACGCTTTTTCATCTTTGATCACTCGGATTTGTAAAGCGGCTTGAGCTTGGGTATTTTGAGATGAACGTCCGCTCGAGATACCTGGATTGCCTAAATTCGGTCCGGGTACGGCGGCCTGA
Above is a window of Methylobacter sp. S3L5C DNA encoding:
- a CDS encoding TraV family lipoprotein, whose translation is MNSRLLNRIIVVLLTALLDGCATQYGCKGMPDDPTCLSTTEAYQLTDKALPEPPKLDATVQPGVTVSKLSPAQRQPVPKIDDPTPIRTPAQVMRIWIAPWEDNEGDLMVSNYVYTELEPRRWMIGKSAPTLSPSLIPLQIEQRPSEKTLEREQTDTEPRNFPPEPLKATNTH
- a CDS encoding thioredoxin fold domain-containing protein — its product is MNTLRRLTLLPLLFTGAAVMADTTPKLSSADIAAGLLSVKIDGMQDLPITGLKMIKTGDKVVFMSSNGRFALYDGKLLDVWMQQEIKELSDIDRVANRIDLSRMKLNIDDLGPVTVGHGKEIVLVIIDPRCPYCGKVMKDLQALQDRYTFKLVMVPILGQESQNVVVQLACQQASGDKKIQDSVRQRLLTQDFAGLPTDNPAQCNKEPLQKAIVTAKLFGLPGVPYLIAPDGRIHSGAPDSLTDWLANKPAVVAAPANADKSEKKP
- a CDS encoding TraB/VirB10 family protein, which translates into the protein MVSIDNWWSALSPTAKRNLAVGSIGTVLIAAIIALASVSPEVAKPSSKQATIQHILTDSDPRSLGIDGISAQLRDLLQKNEEQNRRLATLEEQQKHEQQSDEQRFKQWTLSEREAYDSKLKAVSGEVESLKNKPGASGQSASANPLTSPDTVLSTSNPADRRLSTPRSRPDPNDLASVFDQAAVPGPNLGNPGISSGRSSQNTQAQAALQIRVIKDEKASPSAQDAKPVSDQMSRHSDVFIPAGTILTGVLLNGLDAPTGKKSKKEPMPVLFRIKKEAILPNRFHADLRECFLLAAGFGDLSAERAYFRGETFSCVRQDGGVIEVPMNAYATGEDGKNGVRGRVVSKQGALLAQAMMAGFLRGFSDAFGRNQIPMLMTGGVGGLPATTPFQSAFSAQSMEGGTLKGAGYAMERLSHFYMDMAEEIYPVIEVDATRQVNFIVQKGTALKLKTPA